From the Leucobacter denitrificans genome, one window contains:
- the rpsG gene encoding 30S ribosomal protein S7 — MPRKGPAPKRPVVADPVYGSPVVSQLVNKILVDGKKGLAERIVYGALETVAEKSGQDAVTVLKKALDNVRPTLEVRSRRVGGSTYQVPVEVKPHRANTLALRWLTSYAKARRENSMTDRLTNEILDASNGLGAAVKRREDTHKMAESNRAFAHYRW; from the coding sequence ATGCCTCGTAAAGGACCTGCTCCCAAGCGCCCCGTTGTCGCTGATCCCGTATACGGCTCACCCGTAGTGAGCCAGCTCGTCAACAAGATTCTTGTTGACGGCAAGAAGGGCCTCGCAGAACGCATCGTTTACGGTGCACTCGAGACCGTCGCAGAGAAGAGCGGCCAAGACGCCGTGACCGTACTCAAGAAGGCGCTCGACAACGTGCGCCCAACCCTTGAGGTTCGTTCACGTCGTGTTGGTGGCTCGACCTACCAGGTGCCCGTTGAGGTCAAGCCGCACCGTGCGAACACACTCGCACTTCGCTGGCTCACGAGCTACGCGAAGGCTCGTCGCGAGAACTCGATGACCGATCGCCTCACCAATGAAATTCTTGATGCTTCGAACGGCCTCGGTGCCGCTGTGAAGCGTCGTGAAGACACGCACAAGATGGCCGAGTCGAACCGCGCGTTCGCTCACTACCGCTGGTAG